In the Carboxydothermus hydrogenoformans Z-2901 genome, one interval contains:
- a CDS encoding AAA family ATPase: MENYQNLLQKMEEAGYLTSPEIAIPVFLALKLNKPILVEGPPGVGKTELAKVLAKVLNTELIRLQCYEGLDEAKALYEWNYHKQLIAIQSSKNNDDKTFVFSEEYLLERPLLKALRAQKKPVLLIDEIDKVDEEFEAFLFELLSDFQVTIPELGTIKAREIPLVVLTSNGSRELSDGLKRRAVYLYIDFPDIKLETKIILKKVKEIHQELAEKVATAVHFLRREMDLYKPPAISETLDWAKTLALLGDERLTKEFIENTIGFVLKNKEDIETFYEKGGANRLLQYIDENT, from the coding sequence TTGGAAAATTATCAAAACCTTCTACAAAAAATGGAAGAAGCGGGGTATTTAACCTCTCCGGAGATTGCCATTCCAGTTTTCTTAGCTTTAAAATTAAACAAGCCAATTTTAGTTGAAGGACCTCCCGGAGTTGGTAAAACGGAGCTGGCAAAGGTGCTGGCTAAAGTGTTAAATACAGAACTAATTCGCCTTCAGTGTTATGAAGGTTTGGATGAAGCTAAAGCTTTATACGAATGGAACTATCATAAACAGTTAATTGCCATTCAAAGCAGTAAAAATAACGACGATAAGACTTTTGTTTTTTCCGAGGAGTACCTTTTGGAAAGACCTTTACTGAAAGCTCTTCGGGCGCAAAAAAAGCCAGTGCTATTAATCGATGAAATTGATAAAGTGGATGAAGAATTTGAAGCATTTTTATTTGAGCTTCTTTCGGATTTTCAGGTAACAATACCGGAGCTTGGAACAATTAAGGCCAGGGAGATTCCTTTGGTGGTGCTAACGAGCAACGGAAGTCGCGAATTATCCGATGGTTTAAAACGGCGAGCCGTTTATTTATATATTGATTTTCCCGATATAAAGTTAGAGACAAAGATAATTCTTAAAAAAGTAAAAGAAATTCATCAAGAATTAGCGGAAAAAGTGGCAACGGCCGTTCACTTTCTCCGCCGGGAGATGGATCTTTATAAACCTCCCGCTATTTCCGAGACGTTGGACTGGGCAAAAACTCTTGCTTTATTGGGGGATGAGCGCTTAACTAAAGAGTTTATCGAAAACACCATTGGGTTTGTTTTAAAAAATAAAGAGGATATTGAGACGTTTTATGAAAAAGGGGGGGCAAATCGCTTGCTCCAATATATAGATGAAAATACTTAA